The following are encoded together in the Drosophila biarmipes strain raj3 chromosome 3L, RU_DBia_V1.1, whole genome shotgun sequence genome:
- the LOC127010871 gene encoding uncharacterized protein LOC127010871: MLRYAIQLQVKPSDPITHTQCAPDKHPRIIVIRQLASRASALLAAHPDCQRRQQSDKLLDIQASGSQLYNDASISREAGIQEASHDALICDAVRRTRQDAVFKGLGPGRVPPSWL; the protein is encoded by the exons ATGCTGCGATATGCAATCCAACTTCAAGTCAAGCCGAGTGACcccattacgcatacgcagtgtGCGCCAGATAAGCATCCTCGCATCATCGTAATCAGGCAACTCGCATCGAGGGCATCAGCATTATTAGCAGCCCATCCCGATTGCCAGCGCCGACAACAAAGTGATAAACTGCTCGACATCCAGGCATCAGGGAGTCAATTATATAATGATGCGTCGATATCTAg GGAAGCGGGGATCCAGGAAGCCTCGCATGATGCACTCATTTGTGACGCCGTTCGCAGGACTCGACAGGATGCGGTGTTCAAGGGGTTAGGTCCTGGCAGAGTCCCGCCCAGTTGGCTGTGA
- the LOC108027977 gene encoding uncharacterized protein LOC108027977: protein MRSSRSASSQIASLGGVNRRNTCNTMNRDSLIGVVTCLLLALPSSLSHSIGGENGTSNLPEVRGNKFLYFGFGSNMLAKRIHIQNPTAVRVGPALLPDYRLDFAFVSSRWGGAVGTIVPTQGDGAWGTLWEIDLVNLPDIDNQEGVHLGIYEPRTVYVKLRGASGVTPARAYLLNKQPESNLYELSGDSVPAFRQPSKTYLQCLVKGAIESSVPEAYVRRLRGIKHNGHVQSNLEQRLELQNVTMLSLRRLCRKIRKYDGSLNIASLVISNSVILPCIFAQQGEGGPIYYYLTSYGVLFLWPIFHMLMMASVLFNRRVKTVIVGWAVALSVIVLYLLLNANLIDDGLEWYSFPSTALLESTFRISMANKFFYFGFGSNMLASRIHIQNPTAKRIGAGKLENFRLDFHTTSKTWLGAPATIVPTQGSHVYGSIWEIDMCNLKDLDDQEGVCIGLYIPISVPVRSLTTDSNITCRAYHLADQPQSELHADGVQEDIPLDRQPSKTYLKVLVKGAKETGIPEEYIKWLRGIRHNGKQQPTMEAKLELDQVQLR from the exons atgcGCAGTAGTCGTTCAGCCTCCAGCCAGATCGCATCTCTCGGAGGTGTCAATCGAAGAAATACTTGCAATACGATGAATCGTGATAGTCTTATCGGTGTCGTCACCTGCCTGCTGCTGGCTCTCCCCAGTTCTCTGAGTCACAGCATCGGAGGGGAAAACGGCACCTCGAATCTGCCAGAGGTGCGGGGCAATAAGTTCCTCTACTTCGGGTTCGGGAGCAATATGCTGGCCAAGAGGATCCACATCCAGAACCCCACGGCAGTCAGAGTGGGTCCCGCCCTGCTCCCCGACTACCGGCTGGACTTCGCCTTCGTCTCGTCTCGGTGGGGAGGCGCCGTGGGCACCATTGTCCCCACCCAGGGAGACGGTGCGTGGGGAACCCTCTGGGAGATCGACCTCGTCAACCTGCCGGATATAGACAA CCAAGAAGGCGTCCACCTGGGCATCTATGAGCCCCGCACCGTCTACGTAAAACTCCGAGGTGCCTCTGGAGTGACCCCTGCCCGAGCCTACCTGCTGAACAAACAGCCGGAGAGCAATCTCTACGAGTTGTCGGGGGACTCCGTTCCTGCTTTCCGTCAGCCCTCGAAAACGTATCTGCAATGCCTGGTCAAGGGCGCTATTGAGAGCTCCGTTCCGGAGGCCTATGTGCGGCGGTTGAGGGGCATCAAACATAATGGCCACGTGCAAAGTAACCTGGAGCAGAGGCTGGAACTGCAGAATGTCACT ATGCTTAGCTTGAGAAGGCTTTGCAGGAAGATACGGAAATATGACGGCTCGCTAAACATTGCTTCGTTGGTCATTAGCAACTCCGTGATTTTACCCTGTATCTTTGCCCAGCAAG GCGAAGGCGGTCCAATATACTATTATTTGACGTCCTACGGAGTGCTATTCCTATGGCCCATTTTCCACATGCTGATGATGGCCTCGGTCCTCTTTAAC CGAAGAGTCAAGACCGTGATTGTGGGTTGGGCAGTCGCCCTCTCCGTGATCGTCCTGTACCTGCTCCTGAACGCCAATCTTATCGATGACGGCCTCGAGTGGTACTCCTTCCCGTCTACTGCCTTGTTGGA ATCCACCTTCCGCATCAGTATGGCCAATAAGTTCTTTTATTTCGGTTTCGGCAGTAATATGCTGGCCAGTCGGATTCACATTCAAAACCCCACTGCCAAAAGAATTGGGGCCGGCAAACTAGAG AACTTCCGGCTGGACTTTCACACAACCTCGAAAACCTGGCTAGGGGCTCCCGCCACCATCGTCCCCACCCAAGGATCCCATGTCTACGGGTCCATTTGGGAGATTGATATGTGCAACCTCAAGGACTTAGATGA CCAGGAAGGTGTTTGCATTGGCCTATACATTCCGATAAGCGTTCCCGTTCGCTCGTTGACCACCGATTCCAATATCACCTGTCGTGCCTATCACCTGGCAGACCAGCCTCAGTCAGAACTGCATGCCGATGGTGTCCAGGAAGATATTCCCCTCGATCGTCAGCCCTCGAAAACATATCTTAAGGTCCTGGTGAAGGGAGCCAAGGAAACCGGCATCCCGGAGGAGTACATCAAGTGGCTCAGGGGCATCAGGCACAATGGCAAACAGCAGCCGACTATGGAGGCAAAACTTGAACTGGACCAAGTGCAGCTGCGTTAA
- the LOC108028141 gene encoding uncharacterized protein LOC108028141 — translation MNVFQGCVLFLVGLVLSGVDAQIPTRAQTPEDKACGPGRYYHFARHTCWPY, via the coding sequence ATGAACGTATTCCAAGGTTGTGTGCTTTTCCTCGTGGGCCTGGTCCTCAGCGGTGTGGACGCTCAGATCCCAACCCGTGCGCAAACCCCGGAGGACAAGGCCTGCGGCCCAGGACGCTACTACCACTTCGCCCGCCACACCTGCTGGCCCTATTAA